The Oncorhynchus clarkii lewisi isolate Uvic-CL-2024 chromosome 29, UVic_Ocla_1.0, whole genome shotgun sequence genome contains a region encoding:
- the LOC139388202 gene encoding uncharacterized protein, whose protein sequence is MLCVKPPHPFSTPSPPLTLRVKPPHPFSTPSPPLTLRVKPPHPFSTPSPPLTLRVKPPHPFSTPNAPCQTPPTPSPPLMLCVKPPHPFSTPHKQCQTPPPILHPSRSVSNLPTPSPPLTISVKPPYTFSAPHTPCQTSPPLLHPHTQCQTSPPILHPSRSVSNLPTPSPPLTLSVKPPHPFSTPHTQCQTSPPLLHPSHSVSNLPTPSPPLTLSVKPPHPFSNLTLSVKPPHPFSTPHTQCQTSPPLLRSSHSVSNFPTPSPPLILSVKSPHPFSPSHSVSILTPSPPLPLSAS, encoded by the coding sequence ATGCTCTGTGTCAAACCTCCCCACCCCTTCTCCACCCCTTCTCCACCCCTCACGCTTCGTGTCAAACCTCCCCACCCCTTCTCCACCCCTTCTCCACCCCTCACGCTCCGTGTCAAACCTCCCCACCCCTTCTCCACCCCTTCTCCACCCCTCACGCTCCGTGTCAAACCTCCCCACCCCTTCTCCACCCCTAACGCTCCGTGTcaaaccccccccaccccttctcCACCCCTCATGCTCTGTGTCAAACCTCCCCACCCCTTCTCCACCCCTCACAAGCAGTGTCAAACCCCCCCGCCCATTCTCCACCCCTCACGCTCCGTGTCAAACCTCCCCACCCCTTCTCCACCCCTCACAATCAGTGTCAAACCTCCCTACACCTTCTCCGCCCCTCACACTCCGTGTCAAACCTCCCCACCCCTGCTCCACCCTCACACTCAGTGTCAAACCTCCCCACCCATTCTCCACCCCTCACGCTCCGTGTCAAACCTCCCCACCCCTTCTCCACCCCTCACACTCAGTGTCAAACCTCCCCACCCCTTCTCCACCCCTCACACTCAGTGTCAAACCTCCCCACCCCTTCTCCACCCCTCACACTCAGTGTCAAACCTCCCCACCCCTTCTCCACCCCTCACACTCAGTGTCAAACCTCCCCACCCCTTCTCCAACCTTACACTCAGTGTCAAACCTCCCCACCCCTTCTCCACCCCTCACACTCAGTGTCAAACTTCCCCACCCCTTCTCCGCAGCTCACACTCAGTGTCAAACTTCCCCACCCCTTCTCCACCCCTCATACTCAGTGTCAAATCTCCCCACCCCTTCTCACCCTCACACTCAGTGTCAATTCTCACCCCTTCTCCACCCCTCCCACTCAGTGCCTCATAG